A genomic region of Actinomycetes bacterium contains the following coding sequences:
- a CDS encoding SRPBCC family protein yields MVHYQRRLVVPMPRDEAFAYLSRFSSAAEWDPGVSSARMVTPDPVGLGSVFALDAVFLGNTVPLRYQITDFDPPNRVVLAAENSSVRSTDEITFSADSSGDTVVQYNAELALKGLARLATPIFALAFRRIGDRASEGLLATLTNRAPRPPGRQR; encoded by the coding sequence GTGGTCCACTACCAGCGCCGGCTCGTCGTCCCGATGCCGCGGGATGAGGCGTTCGCATATCTGAGCCGGTTCAGCTCGGCAGCCGAGTGGGACCCAGGCGTCAGCTCGGCGCGCATGGTGACGCCGGACCCGGTGGGACTCGGCTCGGTCTTCGCGCTGGACGCGGTCTTCCTGGGCAACACGGTTCCGCTGCGCTACCAGATCACCGACTTCGATCCGCCGAACCGCGTGGTTCTGGCCGCGGAGAACTCATCAGTCCGGTCGACCGACGAGATCACCTTCAGTGCGGACTCTTCGGGCGACACCGTGGTCCAGTACAACGCCGAACTGGCCTTGAAGGGTCTGGCCCGGTTGGCCACGCCGATCTTCGCCCTGGCCTTCCGCCGGATCGGGGACCGGGCGTCCGAAGGGCTGCTCGCCACCTTGACCAACCGTGCCCCCCGGCCCCCGGGGCGGCAGCGGTGA